A single window of Halotalea alkalilenta DNA harbors:
- a CDS encoding asparaginase, with protein sequence MPDCSSSFVEVLYTGGTIGMQPSSTGLVPATGFEARAREAQREREEAEIARWRLRELEPLIDSANMTPAHWRRLVEATLLAVDEGASGVLILHGTDTLAYSAAALSFQLLGIEVPVVITGAMLPAGVTGSDAWENFFDGLRAVAVAPPDRLTVQFHGQSFAGVSCRKVMSHGREAFLPALAASGRLQTTSLPDALRARAERRPARVAVVELFPGITAAQLEGMLAGEVEGLVLECYGSGTAPSEDQALIAVLEQACARGVLVVAISLCHGGGVSLSTYAAGSRLAQIGVIGGGAMTREAALGKLHWLLGSELSAAQRRDWLARDVLGERGESIQPAGVSC encoded by the coding sequence ATGCCTGATTGCTCATCCTCCTTCGTCGAGGTGCTCTACACCGGTGGCACCATCGGCATGCAGCCCTCGAGCACCGGTCTGGTGCCCGCTACCGGGTTCGAAGCCCGCGCCCGCGAGGCCCAGCGCGAGCGGGAGGAGGCGGAGATTGCGCGATGGCGGCTGCGCGAGCTCGAGCCGCTGATCGATAGCGCCAACATGACACCGGCGCATTGGCGGCGGTTGGTCGAGGCGACCTTGCTGGCGGTCGACGAGGGCGCATCCGGGGTGTTGATCCTGCATGGCACCGACACGCTCGCCTACAGCGCCGCGGCGCTATCGTTTCAACTGCTCGGCATCGAGGTGCCGGTGGTGATCACTGGCGCGATGCTGCCGGCCGGCGTGACCGGCAGCGATGCCTGGGAAAACTTCTTCGACGGCCTTCGCGCAGTGGCGGTGGCCCCGCCCGATCGACTGACGGTGCAGTTCCATGGCCAGAGCTTCGCTGGTGTCTCGTGTCGCAAAGTGATGAGCCATGGACGCGAGGCGTTCCTGCCGGCGCTTGCCGCTTCCGGACGCCTGCAGACGACGTCGCTGCCGGATGCGCTGCGCGCGCGCGCCGAGCGTCGCCCGGCACGGGTGGCGGTGGTGGAGCTGTTCCCCGGAATCACCGCGGCCCAGCTCGAGGGCATGCTCGCGGGCGAGGTCGAAGGCTTGGTGCTCGAGTGCTACGGCAGCGGCACTGCGCCGAGCGAAGACCAGGCCTTGATCGCGGTGCTCGAGCAGGCCTGCGCGCGCGGTGTGCTGGTGGTGGCGATCAGCCTGTGTCATGGCGGTGGCGTGAGTCTTTCCACCTACGCGGCCGGATCCAGGCTTGCGCAGATTGGGGTGATCGGCGGCGGGGCGATGACCCGTGAGGCCGCGCTGGGTAAGCTGCATTGGCTGTTGGGCAGCGAGTTGAGCGCCGCGCAGCGTCGCGATTGGCTGGCGCGCGATGTGCTCGGCGAACGCGGGGAGAGCATCCAGCCTGCGGGAGTTAGCTGCTAG